The Bacteroidia bacterium genome has a segment encoding these proteins:
- the mutY gene encoding A/G-specific adenine glycosylase, which yields MKEIFQQRLLTWFEKHKRDLPWRKTQDPYLIWLSEIILQQTRVVQGLPYYLKFIEKYPTIHDLANAPEDEIMKLWQGLGYYSRAKNMHYTAKWIVEHYQGQFPTTFKEIRQLKGIGDYTAAAIASFAYNQPVAVVDGNVQRVLARCLGIQADIKQKKVFQNYADSLLNFDSPAAHNQAMMEFGAIQCVPKNPDCHRCIMKDICYAYTHQAVMKLPVKTQKEAKPHKTAHFYYIENEHGQILIRKRAEKGIWANLYEIPNTLEQSLNFNFSDKYLRKGYLKHVFTHFVLHITWFHYRVKSEDILLCEKCHWIDAHQIEAFAYPVPVQKIIHAVKQRDAELLFF from the coding sequence ATGAAAGAAATATTTCAGCAGCGGTTATTGACATGGTTTGAAAAGCATAAAAGAGATTTACCTTGGCGAAAAACGCAAGATCCTTATTTAATTTGGCTATCGGAGATAATTTTACAGCAAACCCGTGTAGTGCAAGGGCTGCCATACTACCTCAAATTTATTGAAAAGTATCCTACGATACATGATCTAGCCAATGCACCCGAAGATGAAATAATGAAACTTTGGCAAGGGCTAGGTTATTACTCACGGGCTAAAAACATGCACTACACTGCAAAATGGATTGTGGAGCATTACCAAGGACAATTTCCTACTACTTTCAAAGAAATCAGACAACTCAAAGGCATCGGAGATTATACTGCTGCAGCAATTGCTTCATTTGCTTACAATCAACCTGTAGCCGTAGTAGATGGCAATGTTCAGCGTGTGTTAGCACGTTGTTTGGGCATACAAGCAGATATAAAGCAGAAAAAAGTCTTTCAGAACTATGCGGATTCTCTTTTAAATTTTGACAGTCCTGCGGCACATAATCAAGCCATGATGGAGTTTGGGGCCATACAGTGTGTCCCCAAAAATCCTGATTGTCATCGTTGCATCATGAAGGATATATGCTACGCATATACTCATCAAGCAGTAATGAAATTACCGGTCAAAACGCAAAAAGAAGCCAAGCCCCATAAAACTGCCCATTTTTACTACATAGAAAACGAACACGGACAAATTCTCATTCGTAAGCGAGCAGAAAAAGGTATATGGGCAAATTTGTATGAAATTCCTAACACTTTGGAGCAGAGTTTGAATTTTAATTTTTCTGATAAGTACCTTAGAAAAGGCTATCTCAAACATGTTTTTACTCATTTTGTGTTGCATATTACTTGGTTTCATTACAGAGTAAAAAGTGAGGATATTTTGTTGTGTGAAAAATGTCATTGGATAGATGCTCATCAAATTGAGGCTTTTGCTTATCCTGTACCAGTTCAAAAAATTATCCATGCGGTTAAGCAAAGGGATGCAGAATTATTATTTTTTTAA